A genome region from Bacillaceae bacterium IKA-2 includes the following:
- a CDS encoding FadR/GntR family transcriptional regulator, giving the protein MIKKVKPKKIYEIVAEELTAMIKGGEVKPGDRLSSVQQLAEDFNVGRSAIREALSALNAMGYIEIRQGEGTFVKKVDFDAANQMVSQILQKEDIRQLFDIRKFNETGAASLAAENRTAEDIVILEDILSKMKKYEKDGDLGEKQDIKFHMAIVKATKNEMLYRLMTTVSEKMQESMREARQLFLYSNEEKMKQLYDEHYAIFLAIKNKDSKLAYQKMLEHIVGVEVELFIKH; this is encoded by the coding sequence GTGATTAAAAAAGTAAAACCAAAAAAAATATATGAAATAGTTGCTGAAGAGTTAACGGCAATGATAAAGGGCGGAGAAGTAAAGCCTGGTGATCGTCTTTCATCTGTACAACAATTAGCCGAAGACTTTAATGTCGGACGGTCGGCAATAAGAGAAGCTCTTAGTGCTTTGAACGCGATGGGATATATTGAAATTCGCCAAGGTGAAGGAACTTTTGTAAAAAAAGTTGATTTTGATGCAGCTAACCAAATGGTGTCACAAATATTGCAAAAAGAGGATATTCGCCAATTATTTGATATCCGTAAGTTTAACGAAACAGGTGCAGCATCTCTAGCCGCTGAAAACCGCACGGCTGAAGACATCGTTATTTTAGAAGATATCTTAAGCAAGATGAAAAAGTATGAAAAAGATGGTGATTTAGGGGAAAAGCAGGATATTAAATTTCACATGGCAATTGTCAAAGCCACAAAAAACGAAATGCTGTACCGATTAATGACAACGGTTTCAGAAAAAATGCAAGAATCAATGCGTGAAGCAAGACAGTTATTTCTTTATTCTAATGAGGAAAAAATGAAACAATTGTATGATGAGCATTACGCTATTTTCTTAGCGATAAAAAATAAAGATTCAAAATTAGCGTATCAAAAAATGCTCGAACACATTGTTGGTGTTGAAGTCGAGCTTTTTATTAAGCATTAA
- a CDS encoding Crp/Fnr family transcriptional regulator, protein MKDWLVLLKKMDFFEGLTLEEISPLLDQAIEKKFEDKEILFSEGDERSYLYVLRKGTVMISKLSEDGEESLINILTSGEIFPHTGFFDVRPYPGTATTKKQAEVLMIPIIAFERFVETHPRLSFRIIKVMSKRIYSLQQKLNEMLSLNVEERLLSSLRQLNNLSKADSVHLTHQELGNIIGASRETVTRQLKKLELQGKVKVKKDHILLLED, encoded by the coding sequence ATGAAGGATTGGCTAGTATTACTAAAAAAAATGGACTTTTTTGAGGGGTTAACTTTAGAGGAGATTAGTCCGCTTTTAGATCAAGCTATTGAAAAAAAATTCGAAGATAAAGAAATATTGTTTTCGGAAGGTGATGAGCGAAGCTACTTATATGTATTAAGGAAAGGTACAGTTATGATCAGTAAATTAAGTGAGGACGGAGAAGAATCACTTATCAATATATTAACGAGCGGAGAAATTTTCCCTCATACCGGTTTTTTTGATGTCAGACCTTATCCTGGAACGGCAACAACGAAAAAACAAGCAGAAGTATTAATGATCCCGATCATTGCTTTTGAACGTTTTGTAGAGACCCACCCCCGTTTATCATTTCGAATTATTAAAGTAATGAGTAAAAGGATTTACTCATTACAGCAAAAATTAAATGAAATGCTTTCTTTAAACGTTGAGGAACGACTACTTTCTTCTTTAAGACAACTTAATAATTTATCAAAAGCAGATAGTGTCCACTTAACTCATCAAGAGTTAGGAAACATAATCGGTGCATCAAGGGAAACAGTTACGAGGCAGCTAAAAAAACTTGAGCTGCAAGGCAAAGTCAAAGTGAAAAAAGATCATATTTTATTGTTGGAAGACTGA